The following proteins are co-located in the Brevibacillus laterosporus DSM 25 genome:
- a CDS encoding ABC transporter ATP-binding protein has protein sequence MSIIIKTTHVTKTYGTQIAVNNLQMNVGQGQIYGFLGQNGAGKTTTIRMLLGLIKPTQGKIEIFGENLLKKRKEILRRIGSIVESSGFYENLTARENLFINAKLMGVHKKNAIEEALEIVGLQNETKKLVGKYSLGMKQRLGIARAILHHPELLLLDEPTNGLDPIGIKEIRRLIKSLAQERNITILISSHILSEVEQLADQIGIIHEGKLLEEISLEELRVRNRKYLEFQVSNDNKAAMLMEDQFQISDYEVHEEGIIRVYSHLGQQGKLNKLFVENDIEVSKITMSEDKLEDYFTNLIGGGTIG, from the coding sequence ATGAGTATAATCATTAAAACAACGCATGTAACTAAGACTTATGGTACTCAGATAGCAGTAAATAACCTTCAGATGAACGTAGGGCAAGGACAAATTTACGGTTTTCTCGGTCAGAATGGTGCAGGAAAGACGACAACTATTCGTATGTTGTTAGGCTTAATAAAACCCACCCAAGGGAAGATTGAAATATTCGGAGAAAATTTGCTTAAAAAAAGGAAAGAGATCTTAAGAAGAATTGGTTCGATTGTGGAGTCCTCAGGATTCTATGAAAACTTAACAGCTAGAGAAAATCTCTTCATTAATGCAAAACTCATGGGTGTTCATAAGAAAAATGCAATAGAAGAAGCCTTAGAGATCGTCGGACTTCAAAATGAGACGAAAAAGCTGGTCGGAAAATACTCATTGGGAATGAAGCAGCGCCTAGGTATAGCCAGAGCCATTTTGCATCACCCTGAGCTGTTACTATTAGACGAACCAACCAATGGTTTAGATCCGATTGGCATTAAAGAAATACGAAGACTGATTAAATCTCTAGCACAAGAAAGAAATATTACGATTTTAATTTCTAGTCATATTTTATCGGAAGTAGAGCAACTGGCAGATCAGATAGGAATTATTCATGAGGGGAAGCTACTTGAGGAAATCTCCTTAGAGGAGCTTAGAGTCAGAAATCGTAAATATCTTGAGTTTCAGGTATCGAACGATAATAAAGCAGCTATGCTCATGGAGGATCAGTTTCAAATATCAGATTACGAAGTTCATGAAGAAGGAATTATTCGTGTGTATTCACACCTTGGTCAACAGGGAAAGCTTAACAAGCTGTTTGTAGAGAATGATATTGAAGTAAGTAAGATTACGATGAGCGAAGATAAGCTAGAGGATTACTTCACTAACTTAATTGGAGGTGGGACTATTGGTTAA